The DNA segment ccatagaatcatagaatcgttaaggttggaaaagacctctaagatcatctagtccaaccgtcaacccaacatCTCcgtgcctactaaaccatgtcccgagGTGCCACGTCcacacgttttttgaactcctccagggatggtgactccaccacctctctgggcagcctgttccaatgcttgaccaccctttgagtaaagacatttttcctaatatccaacctaaacctctcccggcgcaacctgaggccatgTCCTCTCGTCCTAccgctagttacttgggagaagagactgaccccaccctgctacagcctcctttcaggtcgttgtagagagcgataaggtctcccctcagcctccgcttctccagactaaacaatcccagttccctcagccgctcctcaaaagacttgttctccagacccttcaccagcttcgttgcccttcttggacacgctccagcaactcaatgtccttcctgtactgaggggcccaaaactgaacacagcattcgaggtgcggcctcaccagtgccgagtacaggggcacgatcacttccctactcctgctggccgCACTATTCCTGAcgcaagccaggatgctcttggctttcttggccacctgggcacactgccggctcacgttcagccggctgtcagccagcacccccaggtccttttccgccaggcagcttcccagccactcttccccaagcctgtagcgttgcatggcgttgttgtgacccaagcgcaggacccggcacttggccttgttagacctcatacaattgacctcggcccatcgatccagcctgtccagatccctctgcagagccttcctaccctcgagcagatcgacactcccgcCCAGTTTGGggtcacctgcaaacttactgagggcgcactcaatgCCCTCATCCAGCTCATTggtgaagatattaaacaagactggccccaaaactgagccctggggaacaccgcttgtgaccggccgccaactggatttaactccgttcaccacaactctctgggctcggccatccagccagttttttacccagcaaagagtacacccgcctaagccatgagccgccagcttctctaggagaatgctgggggagacagtgtcaaaggctttactaaagtccaggtagaaaacatctacagcctttccctcatcccctacgcaggtcacctggtcgtaggaggagatcaggttggtcaagcaggacctgccttgcgtgaacccatgctggctgggcctgaacccctggttggcctgcacatgcctgttgagcgcactcaagatgaaccgctgcataattttccccggcgccgaggtcaggctgacaggcctgtagttccccggatcctcctcCCGGCCCTTCTTGTcgatgggcgtcacattggcaagcctccagccGTCTGGGACCTCCCCCGTTAACCAGGACcgctgataaatgatggagagtggcttggcaagctcctccgccagctctctcagtactctcgggtggatcccatccggccccatagacttgtgagtgtccaggtggcgtagcaggtcgctaactgcttcctcctggattatggggggtttattctgctctccgtccctgtcttccagctcaggggggctgaataccctggggataactggcctgactattaaagactgaggcaaagaaggcattaggtacctcagccttttcctcatccttggtggcaatgttcccccccgcatccaataaaggagggagattctccttggctctctttttgttgttaatgtatttgtaaaaatattttttattatctcttacaacagcgGCCAgcttgagttctagctgggcttttgcctttctaattttctctctgcgtgacttgacgagatccctgtactcttcttgggttgcctgccccttcttccaaaactggtaaactctccttttttttccggagtcccagcaaaagatccttgttcagccaggccggtcgtCTTCCCCGCCGGTTCGTCttacggcacatggggacagcctggtcCTGCGCCTGAACCGATCTGAACTGCctcatcattttttaatttcccctccttttcttctttttgttttttgtccttctttttcttctctggtttcAGTTGACGCTTTCTGGTTTTGCCATCTTCCCGTGAACCTGCACTCGATAAATGCAGGTGTACGCTGGGTTTCCCAGTTGCTCTTCACAAGAAGTTTGATACATGAAAAGGCTCTGGGAAGCGGCGCGTCCTgtgaagaaaagagggaaaaggaaacgGAGGTGTCAAGAGCGACGGTGCAATCAACGTGTCTCCCGCTGctagccctgctcctgctcaggAACAAGCTCCCAAAGCGGGTGGGAGCGGCTGTGGACACCTAGGCTCACTGCTGGTACCGGGcctgctggggaggctggggacgCGGGAAGGGGGAAGGCACCTGGCATTCTCTGCATGCCGGCCCGGCTGGGGCTGcgtctcccttccctctgcccctttctctctgctgcttgctcTGTGCCAACGGGAGGCCAGGGAGGCGCTCCTGTACGTGGGGCAGGCTGGTGTGCAACGCCACCAAGCTCCCgctgtctgctctgcctgccttcctcctggcaGGCGCGAGAGCAACCGGGAGAGAAGGGGCAGGCtatgctgggaggagaggacacTGTCCAGCCTGCCAGCAGGCCACAGGATGGAGCAATGGTGCTGCCCGACGGCTTTCGCCACCAGGCGTCCCTGTTTCTCCACGGCACAAAGACGTTGCTTTGGTGGAGCGGCCGTGTGTGCggctggctctgctgaaggcagtggCTGGAGCCAAGGGTCTCTCAGGACTCGTGCTCCCTCGGGCGTGACCCGGCCCTTGCTATCCTTTGCCACCAGCACCGCATGCTGCTACTCAGCCCTCCCAACCCCGCCAGGTCTCTCTCGGCGGTGGTCCGGGCCCCTGTGCCCAGGGAGAAAGCATTCACGCTCTTCCTGCCACGGACTTGCAGGCAAACCTGTTTTGCTCCCTGGCATCTTGCCCCCGCGCGTGGACCGTACCTTCAGAGGGAAGGTCTGAATGGCCTCTTTTGCCACGTTGTACGTGAACGTCCCAAGGAGAGCTTCCTCTTCTCCGTCCTCATCCAGTCCCTCAGGGGCAAAGCacaagcagagcagctcagaCTCGTCCCGACAAAGAGGGAACGTACGCGCTGGCTCAGCCCTGTTATCTACCCAGCCTCTCCTGGGGCTCTAGCAGTAGTCTAGCACTGGTTAGGGTGGAGCTCAGTCGCTGCCTTGAGTTTTGGTCAAGAACCCTGAGGTGCTCTGGCCAGAATAAGTCTTGAGAGGCATGAAATCTCTAGAGCCCTTGAAGTATCCCGCTAGGGCACTGCGGTGCTCAGGAGAGAGCAGGACACAAACCTCAGAGGACGCACAAAAGCAAGCAAGTCCCTGTCATGGCTTTCCCCCAGGGCCAGATGCCAGCCAGAAGCACCCAGCAGAGACTTACAAAGACAGCGATGTCTCTGGGGGCGCTGATGACAGTCCCAGATGGAGACACGTCTTTGGAGATGTGCTGCACGCTGACAGCAGTCAGATGGACTCGTGCTGGCAACCTGACGACCACCTGGCCTTCATGCCCTTGTAAGGGCCAGCAGTTTCCTGGGGAAACATCCGGCTGCAACCAGAACGCGAGAGCAATGAAGTGTGAGAGAGCATCGGGGCCAACGCAACTGCTCATGCAGCTTGAAGCATAGGCGCCGGTGTGTCTGTGGGGTCTGTTTCAGCTCGAAAATGAGGCGTGTGTGAGGAAATGGACAGAAGCAGAGGGCCGCCTTCCCTGCCTGACAAAGGGGGCTCTCAGTTATTATGGAAAAGAGGAGAATACCGCTCATGCAGCCACCCTAGTCAGGGCCTTACAGAAACACCTCTCTGCCCACTGGCGCTGCAGGGCACCTCCCGCCTCCCACCCCGAAAAGGCGCTGTTAGGGATGAGTGTGGAAACGGGGTCACCAGGGAGAAAGTCTTTCACCCAGCTGTGACAGAGGACTGTGGGCAAGATGCAGCAGTTCAGCTCAGTTCAGCTCTGTTCCCCTGCTGAGGGCAACCACTGATTCCTAGCAAGCCCAGCCCTGTGTTCGAGCTTTGGTTTCAGGAACCTGAGCAACACACTGGGCTTGAGCAGCACCACTGGACTGAGGGGAGAGCCCCTGCGGTCGGTCCCCAACTTCACAGGACGGAAGGAAACCAGCACCGCTGATTTCTGCTACGATACCTGCAAAATAGTATCAGGAGGGTTGGCAGTGCGAAAGAACCATAAAACCCTGCAGATCCACTCCTTTTGCAGTCGTAGGTCTCGGAAGTTCTCTGCATGTCAATGGTGGCACCTGTaaggaagggagagcagatgACTGCAAGAGGCCACAGACTAGGAGGACTTGGCGGTGCTCAGACACTATTTCTGACGCTGCCGGCCGGCTCCACATCTGTCAGTCCCGTCCTCATCCCCACGCTGGTGGGGGTGCCCAGCGGCGCAGGGCAATGACGGCATCCATGTGCCTGGTGACTGCTTCTCTCACAGCGCCACGAGGAGGtggtctgggggtgctgggagacAGCAGGCGCCCATGTGAATGACAGCAGACCAAAGCTGAGGGCTTGCTGCGTGTGGGCAGCAAAGGATGACCCAGCCGTTCCCTTTCCAAATGcagtggagaggaagagagccCCTCCGTCGGCACAGGAACGCGTGCGGGGGCAGCACCAGAGGCACCCGCGCAGAGGCCGAGGGCAGGACTGGGAGGGAGTCTGAGAGAGCCACTCTGCCACAGCCTTGCTCTTGGACCCCGTGAAGCATTTAAGCTCCCCCACTTCGGAGAGCAGCGCCTGGagcacagcctcctttggggaGGGCTACAGACAAGCACAGGGCAAGGAGACCGGGCTGCTTGTGTCCATACCAGAGCTTTTCAGGGCCCAGTCAGACGTCTTGACGTAGACTTCGAAGCCATATCGGACACGGCCTGGTTCACTCCCCAGACTTCCTGGGAAAGCCatgaaagaacagagaaaaggacCACTTCAGCGTGGCTACCAGCGCCCGGAGAAGCAAAGAGTCAGTGTCAGAAACGCAAGGCAAGCCTTGTCCGCAGAGCTGAGAGACTCTCAGCTGCTGACGTGAGCCACGAGGACTGAGGCCCTGGAGTATCTGTGGCCACGGCCATGGCCCTGGGGTGGGCTGACGAGGGTCCCCACACCCTCGTCCCCACCCGCCACGCTCTCCAGGTCAGCTGGGAGACGGGCTAAGGCCCTGCCAGCAATGGCTGGCCCCGTGAGCGTGCCTGGGTCTCACCACTGCCTCAGGGGCCCGGCCAGAGCAGCCAGAGGCACCAGCATGCAAACGGAAGGATGTCGGGAGTCCTCCGCGGCCTGAAGCGGCCCGGCTAAACTGGGCCCGGAGGAGGGCCCTCTGTGCAGCGCAGAAGCTCGCCCAGCAAGCCCCTGGCAAAGGCTGGCTTGCCACGGTCAGCAGTCTGAGCCCACCACTAATCCCAAGGAGTGCTTTCTCAGGGGTTCTGCCCAGCCAAGCCTCCTTCCCCAAAATGCAGCGTCACCTTCTTCCCACTCCTGATTTCCGCCGTCAGTTgagccacctcctccagcagaagctgcatCTTTTGGGTTTGCTCCGCCAACAAAGCGTGCGAGTTcctgcaggaagaggaaagcagatcTTGTCAGAGAGCCACCCATCCCCTCTGGGGAGCATCTGAGCTCAGCAAGgagcagagacaacatgtgcTTTCCCTGCTTCGCGAGTGCTTGCCTTCCTCACCAGGTTGAgcaaaaggcaaaggcaggagggaaggacgGGAGCCCTGGCTGTTAGGAAAATGAGTGCAGGTAGCACGAGGTCGGCTGACAGCTTCTGCACAGACCCAGTTCCAGCTCAGGAAACACCTCTTACCTCAGGATCCTCAGTTGTGCTGCAGACGCACATGTCAGCTCCTGAAAGGGAAAAACGCTCCGTTACAGAATCTACTACCAGAGCTGCCGGGGCTTCCCAGGAGAGGCTTCCCTAGGAAGACACGGCAAACGCTGCTGCTTCTTTGGGTCAGCCCTGCGTGGAAGCAGAAGAGCCCGTGTGATTTATGCAGCCACTGTCGGCAACGCTCCCTTGCAGGAGGTGCCTGTCCCACAAGAGGCACCGACCTCTATCAGTCCCTTTGCCCGCATCGTCCACACCGGCAGTGAGGTCCCGCAGTAAACACCAGCTGCAATTCACATCACCAAGAGACAGTTATTTGAGTAGGGTTGCCAGCGATCCCTGCAGTCGCGCTGTCTCCTCCCTGTTGCCTCGGGGGTGGGGCAGCAGGTTAGCTCAGGAGGTGGGGAACGTGGGGCGAAGAGAGGGGACGCGCCTCTGACCGGGAGCCACCACCCCAGGTGTCAGGGGACTGCGCAGCCGTGAGCTTCAGGTGTGCTCGGTGCCCTAGAACTAGTCCCCATTTCCCCTCACTGCTTCAGGCTGCTTGGGCTGCTTGGGCTAGGAGAGGTACCTCTCCATCGGTCCCCCTGCACGGCCCCTCTGGGAATCCCCAGTTGAGGCTGGGAAATACACGGGGCCTTCTCTCACAGACCTGCAGACTAAGCAAGCCATTTGGTCCAgtggccagagcagcagcatggctggcAGACTACACCTCTTACTGGTAGTCCAAAAGCAAGTCCCAGTCAAGGACATACTCAGGAAGCACTTGGGCCACGGGAGTTTCCACAGGTACGCGCCAAAAGGAAAGCTGGCCAGCTGAAAGCTGGCATCCAGCGCAGCCAGGCTGGCGCTTTCAGATGTTTGCTCACGCAAACTCACCAAGAGCCAGTGGGAGCAACAAGAAGACGACTTTCAAGAACCTCTTCTTCTGCAGGGCCATCTTGTGCCTGAAAAAGAGGGAGTCCTGTGGCTGTCAATGAGCCAGCTCTTGGGCGAACCCCTTCACAGGTGCATTTCCCTTTTCAGGCTGAAAAGCCACCATTTTGGAAGCCTGCTGCTGACAGAGGGCTCACAGAGCAGCGCCCAGGAGGAACACGGTTTCTGTCCACACCGCTCAACACTGCCGGCAGCTCTTCCCCAAAGGAAGAGCTCCAGGAGCACCTTCCgaaagggaatgaaaaggaTCCCGGGAAGTAAAGAGGTCGAGCAAATGAagactgcttttcagcagtCTTTCCGGCGTGGACCTTGCTCTCTCTTTGGCTGAGAAAGCAGGCCCGTTCTCACTTGTGATCACACAGATCTCTCTTAGGGGTGTTTCTCCGCACGGCTGGGAAGCGCCGGAGCCTTGTCCGGCTTTCCTCCCAGAGCCCTCCCCGACCGGCGCTGtctcctgccagagctggggaaaacCCTTCCCCTGCGGAGGCTTGGCTCTGCACCCGAGCGTCTGGCTATGCGGCAGTCTGTCCTACCACAGCCAAAGTTTGGGCATCCGGCAAATCAAATGCACGGGAGTGAGACTACCGAGGGGCTTTGCTCTTGGTTCTCCCTGAGAACGGCCGCAGCACGAGCAGCACCCGAGCTTCGCCGCCTGAGTGGGAGCGCTGGGCAGCTGGCTGGGGAACACCCCGGGCTCTCCCCTTTGCTGGCACTGGCCCTCGGACATCCCCCTTCTCGCCCCGTCCACAGCAGAAACATGTAGTACGTACGTGGTGAAGACGCACGTGCTCAGCAGATGGCTCCACAGGGAGACAAGGGCACCTGCTGCACGGCAAGCAAGGCTGAAGACCGTCCCTGGGCAAAGAAACCAGAGAAAAGTTAGGCCTGTGTCTTGAGGCCTCTTCTCCAGGATGCCCAGCCACGCGTGTTTCGGCTCCCTGCGGGAGGCGACACCGAGCCCTatgccctccctccctggggcgAAGAGCAGGGCAGCCTGCACTTCTCCTGCCACTTGTGACGTTTGGCCAGAGCTCTGGCACAGCGCAGCTCTCCGACTTCACCCCGAGGACTTCCAGAGCAAGCAGCAGTGCTAACTTACTTGCAGCTTCTGTGGCCTTCTTGCGCCACTTTGCAGGCCCTTGACCGGCTGAGCTGGGAGTTGACCGCAAAAGCGTGCCACCAGCTCCACCTCCGTGCAGAGGCTCctgtaggaggaaaaagagaaatgcttgtTGCCCACCGTCCCCACGCTGTGTGAGCCGAGGCCCTTGCCAGAGGTCGGCCTCGGGAAGCCTCCCAGGGGACATGCCAGTTGCAGCGAGAgagggcagcacagctgggcGGCTGCCAGGGGtgccccctctcctttccccatcctTTGCTTCACAGGCCTGcagtgggagaagaggaagcgagctggcagcagcaggcccTGCTACCACCCCAACCTGACaccccaggcaggagcagcccacTTCGTACCTACTCGTCTGGCAGCGGCTCGggcctgctgcctcccctgccgGC comes from the Ciconia boyciana unplaced genomic scaffold, ASM3463844v1 HiC_scaffold_54, whole genome shotgun sequence genome and includes:
- the LOC140645949 gene encoding uncharacterized protein, which translates into the protein MGPDGIHLRVLRELAEELAKPLSIIYQRSWLTGEVPDGWRLANVTPIDKKGREEDPGNYRPVSLTSAPGKIMQRFILSALNRHVQANQGFRPSQHGFTQGRSCLTNLISSYDQEPLHGGGAGGTLLRSTPSSAGQGPAKWRKKATEAARTVFSLACRAAGALVSLWSHLLSTCVFTTHKMALQKKRFLKVVFLLLPLALAGVYCGTSLPVWTMRAKGLIEELTCASAAQLRILRNSHALLAEQTQKMQLLLEEVAQLTAEIRSGKKEVWGVNQAVSDMASKSTSRRLTGP